A window from Nodosilinea sp. PGN35 encodes these proteins:
- the coaBC gene encoding bifunctional phosphopantothenoylcysteine decarboxylase/phosphopantothenate--cysteine ligase CoaBC: MASGSTTGRSPRRVLVGISGGIAAYKVCSVISSLAKDGLAVRVVLTQQGQAFIPPLTVATLARHPAYTDENFWQATQGRPLHIELGEWAELLVIAPLSANTLGKLAHGLADNLLTNTVLASTCPVLLAPAMNTDMWQQPAVQRNWQQVQQDARYHAIAPGSGVLACDRIGTGRMAEPEDILPHIYSLLHSGGRRDLSGKRLLISAGSTREFLDPVRFIGNPASGKMGVALALAALHRGAVVTLVHGPMDASLKARLGGIQVDGVTTAEEMHRAMLSHLPQADWVVMAAAVADVKPTTRAASKLAKADLPEALALASVPDIVADLAQRRQPHQRLIGFAAQTGDIVAPAMDKLRRKGLDAIVANPIDVAGSGFGGDRNQAVLLTKAGEQLTIAPCPKLNMAHQVWDALLRAGF; encoded by the coding sequence ATGGCGAGTGGTTCTACAACCGGACGGTCTCCCCGGCGGGTGCTGGTGGGCATTAGCGGCGGCATTGCGGCCTATAAGGTGTGTTCAGTGATTTCGTCGCTGGCCAAGGACGGTCTAGCGGTGCGGGTGGTGCTGACCCAGCAGGGGCAGGCCTTCATTCCGCCGCTGACGGTGGCCACCCTGGCCCGCCACCCTGCCTACACCGACGAGAACTTTTGGCAGGCTACCCAGGGTCGGCCCCTACACATTGAGCTGGGCGAATGGGCTGAGCTCCTGGTGATTGCTCCCCTCAGCGCCAATACGCTGGGCAAGCTGGCCCACGGCCTGGCCGACAACCTGCTCACTAACACCGTGCTGGCCTCTACCTGCCCGGTGCTGCTGGCCCCGGCGATGAATACCGACATGTGGCAGCAGCCTGCTGTGCAGCGCAACTGGCAGCAGGTGCAGCAAGATGCTCGCTACCACGCGATCGCGCCGGGGAGTGGTGTGCTGGCCTGCGATCGCATCGGCACCGGGCGTATGGCCGAACCCGAAGATATTCTCCCCCACATTTACTCGCTGCTGCACAGCGGCGGACGGCGTGACCTGAGCGGTAAACGGCTGCTGATTAGCGCCGGCAGCACCCGCGAGTTTTTAGATCCGGTGCGGTTTATTGGCAATCCCGCCAGCGGCAAAATGGGAGTGGCCCTGGCCCTGGCGGCGCTCCATCGCGGTGCCGTGGTCACCCTTGTCCACGGCCCGATGGATGCCTCCCTCAAGGCCCGCCTGGGGGGCATCCAGGTCGACGGCGTTACCACCGCCGAGGAGATGCACCGGGCCATGCTCAGTCATCTCCCCCAGGCTGACTGGGTGGTGATGGCGGCGGCGGTGGCCGATGTGAAACCCACCACCCGAGCCGCCAGCAAACTGGCCAAGGCCGATCTCCCGGAGGCGCTGGCCTTGGCCTCGGTGCCAGACATTGTGGCCGACCTGGCCCAGAGGCGGCAGCCCCATCAGCGGCTGATTGGCTTTGCGGCCCAGACCGGCGACATTGTTGCGCCAGCAATGGATAAGCTGCGCCGCAAGGGGCTGGACGCCATTGTGGCGAACCCGATCGATGTGGCAGGGAGCGGGTTTGGGGGCGATCGCAACCAGGCCGTCCTGCTCACTAAAGCGGGCGAACAACTCACCATTGCTCCCTGCCCTAAGCTCAATATGGCCCACCAGGTCTGGGATGCACTGCTCAGGGCTGGATTTTAG
- a CDS encoding DUF2555 domain-containing protein, whose protein sequence is MLSLHVSQQAVSDMTPDTVAELARRLETDSYDTAFDGLQDWHLLRAIAFQRPELVESYVYLLDLEPYDES, encoded by the coding sequence ATGCTGAGCCTACATGTTTCGCAGCAGGCCGTCTCGGATATGACACCGGATACGGTGGCTGAGCTGGCCCGTCGCCTTGAAACCGACTCCTACGATACGGCCTTTGATGGCCTGCAAGATTGGCACTTGCTGCGGGCGATCGCCTTTCAGCGTCCCGAGCTAGTGGAGTCCTACGTCTATCTGCTCGACCTCGAACCCTACGATGAGTCCTAG
- a CDS encoding alpha/beta hydrolase, which translates to MLPTHPPLQALTYGPTDGTADWCLVALHGWGANAADLVGLAPYLEIANFAMVFPDAPWPHPQVPGGRMWYSFPSGYDFRGSHDFAAQADLQTSRERLKAWLLNLPQTTLVPPERTILAGFSQGGAMALDVGLQLPLAGQIILSGYLHSAAQMPVSPRPVMMVHGTFDPVVPIARAQQASADLIALGQPVTWQEMAMGHEIPPQVMGLIAGFCEDLRQAGGNTLTNPLG; encoded by the coding sequence ATGCTCCCCACCCATCCACCCCTGCAAGCACTCACCTACGGCCCCACCGACGGCACCGCTGACTGGTGCCTGGTGGCGCTCCACGGCTGGGGGGCTAACGCCGCCGATCTGGTGGGGCTAGCCCCCTATTTAGAAATAGCTAACTTTGCGATGGTTTTTCCCGACGCACCCTGGCCGCATCCTCAGGTGCCGGGGGGGCGCATGTGGTACAGCTTTCCCAGCGGGTACGACTTTCGCGGTTCCCACGATTTTGCGGCCCAGGCCGATCTGCAAACCAGCCGCGAGCGGCTGAAGGCCTGGCTGTTGAACCTGCCTCAGACAACTCTAGTTCCCCCAGAGCGCACCATTCTAGCCGGGTTCTCCCAGGGGGGGGCGATGGCTCTAGATGTGGGATTACAGCTGCCCTTGGCCGGGCAGATTATTCTCAGCGGCTATCTTCACAGCGCTGCTCAGATGCCGGTGAGCCCCCGCCCGGTGATGATGGTGCACGGAACCTTTGACCCGGTGGTGCCCATAGCCAGGGCTCAGCAGGCCAGCGCCGACCTGATCGCCCTTGGCCAGCCGGTCACCTGGCAAGAAATGGCCATGGGCCATGAAATTCCACCCCAGGTAATGGGGCTAATCGCCGGGTTTTGCGAAGATTTGAGGCAGGCCGGGGGGAATACCCTGACCAACCCTTTAGGATGA
- a CDS encoding rhodanese-related sulfurtransferase → MVWVVATFYKFVPLSKPEALRVELLENCLGWGLRGTILLASEGLNGTVAGDRPAIDALLTGLHSHPEIGPFPHQEATTAAPPFERMKVKLKREIVTLGRPDVNPAHRVGTYVEPHDWNQVIADPEVVVIDARNSFEVELGTFKGAVNPQTRSFRELPGYVDAHLDPAKHPKVAMFCTGGIRCEKATAYLLGQGFGQVYHLKGGILNYLKTVPADASLWQGDCFVFDERVALDHQLNPTDHNLCLGCGHPVSPADQAAPEYEAGISCPHCYAELTPEKRSRLEARQNHR, encoded by the coding sequence ATGGTTTGGGTCGTCGCCACTTTCTACAAATTTGTGCCGCTGAGCAAGCCGGAGGCACTGCGTGTGGAACTTTTAGAGAACTGCCTGGGCTGGGGGCTGCGGGGTACGATTTTGCTGGCCAGCGAGGGGCTCAATGGGACGGTGGCGGGCGATCGCCCCGCCATTGACGCCCTGCTCACCGGGCTGCACTCTCACCCTGAGATCGGCCCCTTCCCCCACCAGGAGGCCACCACCGCTGCACCGCCCTTTGAGCGCATGAAAGTCAAGCTCAAGCGGGAGATTGTCACCCTGGGGCGGCCCGACGTGAACCCAGCCCACCGGGTCGGTACCTACGTAGAGCCCCACGACTGGAACCAGGTGATCGCCGATCCAGAGGTGGTGGTGATCGACGCCCGCAACAGCTTTGAGGTAGAGCTAGGCACGTTTAAGGGCGCTGTGAATCCCCAAACTCGATCTTTTAGGGAGCTGCCGGGCTATGTAGACGCCCACCTCGACCCGGCAAAGCACCCCAAGGTGGCGATGTTTTGTACCGGCGGTATTCGCTGCGAAAAGGCCACTGCCTATCTTCTAGGGCAAGGCTTTGGGCAGGTCTACCACCTCAAGGGCGGCATTCTCAACTACCTCAAAACGGTGCCCGCAGACGCCAGCCTGTGGCAGGGCGACTGCTTTGTGTTTGACGAACGGGTGGCCCTTGACCATCAGCTCAACCCTACCGACCACAACCTGTGCCTGGGCTGCGGCCATCCCGTCAGCCCGGCTGACCAGGCCGCTCCTGAGTACGAGGCGGGCATTTCCTGCCCCCATTGCTATGCTGAGCTGACGCCGGAGAAGCGATCGCGGCTAGAAGCCCGCCAAAACCATCGCTAG
- a CDS encoding histone deacetylase, with translation MPKFQLLRDRLLHDGVITPEQIYQPGEPPQPWLEFVHHPAYVNAYRQGTLDAKAQRRIGLPWSAALVKRTCTAVGGTILTAKLALEHGLACNTAGGTHHAFPDYGSGFCIFNDLAIASRVLQAQGRVQRVLILDLDVHQGDGTAWIFRDDPSVFTFSMHCQENFPARKQASDLDVALALGLEDDAYLDCLRQHVPDLLAQVQPDLVLYDAGADPHRDDLLGKLALTNTGIYERDRFVLDCCVGAGYPVACVIGGGYGRSMADLIFRHSLLHRAASEVYQAHCL, from the coding sequence ATGCCCAAGTTTCAGCTGCTGCGCGATCGCCTGCTGCACGACGGCGTCATTACCCCAGAGCAGATCTACCAGCCGGGGGAACCGCCCCAACCCTGGCTGGAGTTTGTCCACCATCCCGCCTACGTCAACGCCTACCGTCAGGGCACGCTAGATGCCAAGGCCCAGCGGCGCATTGGCCTGCCCTGGAGCGCCGCTCTGGTGAAGCGCACCTGCACGGCGGTGGGGGGCACCATTCTCACCGCCAAGCTGGCGCTGGAGCACGGGCTGGCCTGCAACACCGCCGGGGGCACCCACCACGCTTTTCCCGACTACGGTTCGGGGTTTTGCATTTTCAATGATTTGGCGATCGCCAGCCGTGTCCTGCAAGCCCAGGGTAGGGTGCAGCGAGTGCTGATTCTCGATCTCGATGTTCACCAGGGCGACGGTACCGCCTGGATCTTTCGCGACGACCCCAGCGTCTTCACCTTCTCAATGCACTGCCAGGAGAATTTCCCGGCCCGCAAGCAGGCCAGCGATCTAGATGTAGCCTTAGCCTTGGGCCTAGAGGATGACGCCTACCTGGACTGCCTGAGGCAGCACGTTCCCGATTTGCTGGCCCAGGTGCAGCCTGACCTGGTGCTCTACGATGCCGGAGCCGACCCCCACAGAGACGACCTGCTGGGCAAGCTAGCGCTGACCAACACGGGCATCTATGAGCGCGATCGCTTTGTGCTCGACTGCTGTGTGGGCGCAGGTTATCCCGTCGCCTGCGTTATCGGCGGCGGCTACGGCCGGTCAATGGCGGATCTGATCTTTCGCCACTCGCTGCTGCACCGGGCCGCCAGCGAGGTGTACCAGGCCCACTGCCTATAA
- a CDS encoding M23 family metallopeptidase, translating to MVFHDLLKHWATRRWAAIAAPWQGKGLVALVGLAVAWPLGGATVPSASAQTSPAACAQPVLSRLTRHRVTQGETLAAIAQRYSLLPATLMGLNPAVQGGTVTPGQELLVPPFNGIRVSVAPGQTWQEVARVYNSRADVLFEVNGCVSAVPATIFVPGVNWFPGVATTATPAAAPASPLQGYPLPQRSQVIVNYGWQPDSAQGKLVFNTGVALASSASTPALAVGAGTVAFAGTDAVYGNLVVVNHAQGLQTRYANLAALNVRAGQTVRQGDRLGAIATPEGADDSFLFFEVRLNSTAGWVAQDPQDHVPAMVLR from the coding sequence ATGGTATTTCACGATTTGCTTAAGCATTGGGCGACGCGGCGGTGGGCCGCGATCGCCGCCCCGTGGCAGGGTAAGGGGCTAGTCGCGCTGGTGGGGCTGGCCGTTGCCTGGCCTCTGGGAGGAGCGACGGTACCGAGCGCGAGCGCCCAGACGAGCCCGGCAGCCTGCGCCCAGCCGGTGCTGTCGCGCCTGACCCGTCATCGGGTAACCCAGGGCGAAACCCTGGCGGCGATCGCCCAGCGCTACAGCCTGCTGCCGGCTACGCTCATGGGGCTCAACCCCGCCGTGCAGGGGGGAACCGTCACCCCAGGGCAAGAGCTGCTGGTGCCGCCCTTTAACGGCATTCGGGTGAGCGTTGCCCCCGGCCAAACCTGGCAGGAGGTTGCCCGAGTCTACAACAGTAGAGCAGATGTGCTGTTTGAGGTCAACGGCTGCGTGAGCGCTGTCCCGGCCACTATTTTTGTGCCGGGGGTCAACTGGTTTCCCGGCGTGGCTACCACAGCGACCCCAGCGGCCGCCCCCGCCAGCCCGCTCCAGGGGTATCCACTGCCCCAGCGATCGCAGGTGATTGTCAACTACGGCTGGCAGCCCGACTCCGCCCAGGGCAAGCTGGTCTTTAACACCGGGGTAGCCCTGGCCAGCTCGGCCAGCACCCCGGCGCTAGCGGTCGGGGCAGGCACTGTGGCCTTCGCTGGCACCGACGCCGTCTACGGCAACCTGGTGGTGGTCAACCATGCCCAGGGGCTCCAGACCCGCTACGCCAACCTGGCGGCGCTGAACGTGCGGGCGGGGCAGACGGTGCGCCAGGGCGATCGCCTCGGGGCGATCGCCACCCCCGAGGGCGCTGACGACTCGTTTCTATTCTTTGAAGTGCGGCTCAACTCGACAGCGGGCTGGGTGGCCCAAGACCCCCAAGACCATGTGCCCGCCATGGTGCTGCGCTAG
- a CDS encoding HhoA/HhoB/HtrA family serine endopeptidase, producing the protein MDSLPKQFPQQLAWVAAALAVGGGAGWAGHHYVMQASSVEAADAADEPSPAVKTSLTTVAETPPDLLAASPLAAVSQNFIALAVERVGPAVVRIDAERTVPEISPDAFNNPFFRRFFEDEMPPSNLPDRLEQGTGSGFILSANGQILTNAHVVEGAKTVQVTLRDGRNFEGQVVGVDSVTDVAVVKIEAADLPTVQIGSTQNLAPGQWAIAIGNPLGLDNTVTAGIISALGRSSNQVGIPDKRVQFIQTDAAINPGNSGGPLLNDRGEVIGMNTAIRANAQGLGFAIPIETAKRIADQLFTNGEVQHPFLGIQMVELSAEMVQRINEEEQLNLQLDDDDEPGVLIVGVLPNSPAQAAGLEIGDVIRAIEGDPVDSPPDVQARVESTAIGDTLNLDIHRDGRDQTIAVKPAAMPSDLR; encoded by the coding sequence ATGGACTCGTTGCCAAAGCAATTTCCCCAGCAGCTCGCGTGGGTAGCGGCAGCCCTGGCCGTGGGCGGCGGGGCGGGCTGGGCCGGTCACCACTACGTCATGCAGGCCAGCTCCGTTGAGGCCGCCGATGCCGCCGACGAGCCCTCCCCAGCGGTCAAGACCTCGCTGACCACCGTGGCTGAGACGCCGCCCGATCTCCTGGCTGCTAGCCCCCTGGCCGCAGTCAGCCAAAACTTTATTGCCCTGGCGGTAGAGCGAGTTGGCCCCGCAGTGGTGCGCATCGACGCCGAGCGCACGGTGCCCGAAATTTCCCCCGATGCCTTTAACAACCCCTTCTTTCGCCGCTTCTTTGAGGATGAAATGCCCCCCTCCAACCTGCCGGATCGCCTCGAGCAGGGCACTGGTTCGGGCTTTATTCTCAGCGCTAACGGACAGATTTTGACCAATGCCCACGTGGTAGAGGGAGCCAAAACAGTGCAGGTGACCCTGCGCGACGGGCGTAACTTTGAGGGCCAAGTGGTTGGGGTAGACTCAGTCACCGACGTAGCGGTAGTCAAAATCGAGGCTGCCGACCTGCCCACCGTGCAGATTGGCAGCACCCAAAACTTAGCTCCAGGACAGTGGGCGATCGCCATTGGCAATCCCCTCGGCCTCGACAACACCGTCACCGCTGGCATCATCAGCGCCCTGGGGCGCAGCAGCAACCAGGTGGGCATCCCCGACAAGCGGGTGCAGTTTATTCAAACCGACGCCGCCATCAACCCCGGCAATTCGGGCGGCCCCCTGCTCAACGACCGGGGTGAAGTCATCGGCATGAACACCGCCATTCGCGCCAACGCCCAGGGCCTGGGGTTTGCCATTCCCATCGAAACCGCCAAGCGGATCGCCGATCAGCTGTTTACCAACGGTGAGGTGCAGCATCCCTTCCTGGGCATTCAAATGGTAGAACTCTCCGCCGAGATGGTGCAGCGCATCAATGAAGAAGAGCAGCTCAACCTTCAGCTCGACGACGACGACGAGCCCGGCGTGCTGATTGTGGGCGTGCTGCCCAACAGCCCCGCCCAGGCCGCAGGGTTAGAGATTGGCGATGTCATCCGCGCCATTGAGGGCGACCCCGTCGACAGTCCCCCCGACGTGCAGGCTCGGGTAGAATCTACCGCTATTGGCGACACCCTCAACCTCGATATCCACCGCGACGGGCGCGACCAGACCATTGCCGTCAAGCCCGCCGCCATGCCCTCTGACCTGCGCTAG
- the larB gene encoding nickel pincer cofactor biosynthesis protein LarB has protein sequence MTQPDTLRNLLNAVSQGQLSPDAAFDQLKYLDFEPVDDFAKVDHHRTLRTGFPEVIWGPGKTPHQIVQIMRSLHQHNPVVMATRIEPEVYAQVQQQIPAVRYYDTARICALVPTDWVVQHPGTIGVLTAGTADLPVAEEAAITAELSGFAVKRLWDVGVAGLHRLLHHRHLIRNMDVLIVVAGMEGALPSVVAGLADCPVIAVPTSIGYGASFNGLSALLTMLNSCATGIGVVNIDNGFGAAVLAGQILRTGARLGSRGV, from the coding sequence GTGACCCAGCCCGACACCCTGCGCAATCTGCTCAACGCCGTTTCCCAGGGGCAACTCAGCCCCGATGCCGCCTTCGACCAGCTCAAGTACCTCGACTTTGAGCCCGTCGATGATTTTGCCAAGGTTGACCACCACCGCACCCTGCGCACCGGTTTTCCAGAGGTGATCTGGGGGCCGGGCAAAACCCCCCACCAGATTGTGCAAATCATGCGCAGTCTGCACCAGCACAACCCGGTGGTCATGGCCACCCGCATTGAGCCCGAGGTCTACGCCCAGGTGCAGCAGCAAATTCCGGCGGTGCGGTACTACGATACAGCCCGCATTTGCGCCCTGGTGCCCACCGACTGGGTCGTTCAGCATCCCGGCACCATTGGCGTGCTCACCGCCGGCACCGCCGACCTGCCGGTGGCCGAAGAGGCGGCCATCACCGCCGAGCTGAGCGGGTTTGCGGTCAAGCGCCTGTGGGACGTCGGGGTGGCCGGGCTGCACCGCCTGCTGCACCACCGCCACCTGATTCGCAATATGGATGTGCTGATCGTGGTGGCAGGCATGGAAGGGGCGCTGCCCAGCGTCGTCGCCGGTCTGGCAGACTGCCCCGTCATCGCGGTGCCCACCAGCATTGGCTACGGGGCCAGCTTTAACGGCCTCTCAGCCCTGCTGACCATGCTCAACTCCTGCGCGACGGGCATTGGTGTGGTCAACATCGACAACGGCTTTGGCGCGGCGGTGCTGGCCGGGCAGATTTTGCGCACCGGAGCTCGCCTGGGGAGTAGGGGGGTATGA
- a CDS encoding phosphoribulokinase — MSRPVILGIVGDSAAGKTTLTRGIAQILGEDQVTIICTDDYHRYDRKQRKEMGISALHPDCNYIDIIQQHLSLLRTGQPILKPIYNHSSGEFDAPEYIEPQRFVIVEGLLGYSTRACRDAYDVKVYLAPPEDLRANWKIKRDTRKRGYTPEEVVEQIKAREHDSEAFIRPQRQWADVVVSFYPPDGSNSEDELLLNVRLVMRPTIPHPDFTHLLEDKNGGSLSDAVRLGLDRDMGKPVDVLEIDGHATEKPVQELERTLCSEIPYLGRFCSIEGNTDIGKVVGTTGETLQSYPLALTQLLITYHMLKAAKISE, encoded by the coding sequence ATGAGTCGTCCGGTAATTCTTGGCATTGTGGGCGATAGCGCCGCCGGTAAAACCACCTTAACGCGGGGGATCGCTCAAATTTTAGGCGAAGACCAAGTCACCATCATTTGCACGGACGACTACCACCGCTACGATCGCAAACAGCGCAAAGAAATGGGCATTTCGGCCCTGCACCCCGACTGTAACTACATCGATATTATTCAGCAGCATTTGAGCCTGCTGCGCACCGGACAGCCCATCCTCAAACCAATTTACAACCACAGCAGCGGCGAGTTTGACGCCCCAGAATACATCGAGCCCCAGCGCTTTGTGATCGTCGAAGGGCTGCTGGGCTACTCGACCCGCGCCTGCCGTGACGCCTACGATGTCAAAGTCTACCTGGCTCCGCCCGAAGACCTGCGCGCCAACTGGAAGATCAAGCGCGACACCCGCAAGCGCGGCTACACCCCCGAAGAAGTCGTCGAGCAAATTAAAGCGCGGGAGCACGACTCTGAGGCCTTCATTCGCCCCCAGCGTCAGTGGGCCGATGTGGTAGTTAGCTTCTACCCGCCCGACGGCAGCAACAGTGAGGACGAACTGCTGCTCAACGTGCGCCTGGTGATGCGGCCCACCATTCCCCACCCCGACTTTACCCACCTGCTGGAAGATAAAAACGGCGGTTCCCTGAGTGATGCGGTGCGCCTGGGCCTCGATCGCGACATGGGTAAACCCGTAGACGTGCTCGAAATCGATGGCCACGCCACCGAAAAGCCGGTGCAGGAACTAGAGCGCACCCTGTGCAGCGAAATTCCCTACCTGGGCAGGTTTTGCAGCATTGAGGGCAACACCGACATCGGCAAGGTGGTCGGCACCACGGGCGAAACCCTGCAAAGCTATCCCCTGGCGCTCACCCAGCTGCTGATTACCTACCACATGCTCAAGGCTGCCAAAATCTCCGAGTAG
- a CDS encoding U32 family peptidase: MPAPAPAAFNASGVPFLPELLAPAGSWDCAKAAVENGADAIYFGLDRFNARMRAENFTEADLPELMAFLHRRGVKGYVTLNTLVFPSELAQAAQYLKTMIAAGVDAVIVQDIGICRLIRHLSPDFPIHGSTQMTVTSAAGVEFAKVLGCQLVVLARECSIKDLTKIQAQMGDRSLTLPLEVFVHGALCVAYSGQCLTSEALGGRSANRGECAQACRMPYELIADGERVDLGDRAYLLSPQDLSGLAVLPELVKTGVSCLKIEGRLKAPEYVANVTRVYRQALDRLAVAGERGAGDRLAAEAESPALTHATGNSKIQNPKSKIPITPSPHLLTPPSSADRYQLEMAFSRGLYTGWFKGIDNQTLVHARFGKKRGVYLGEITRVTDDAVFLSAQAPIKAGDGVVFDDGHPADKEQGGRVYQVDGVGQATRLTFGRDALNLRRIHPGDKLWKTSDPALDKEIQQTYSGDQPKFTRPITIEVHGAVGQAMVAIARDSQGHIAQATSTMVLVEAHSKPLTGDRLAQQLGRLGNTPFHLDALNNQLVGNVMIPVSELNRLRRELVERLEELRSRPRPWHLNDGATLGNLLPHPPLPTPHPPLSTPHLSTLVRTRSQLAAATAAGIETIYCEFENPAAYRDAVAWFRSNRVSVAQTIWVAPPRITKPLETYMLDQVKRSEADGYLVRNYDHLAYFADQRCVGDFSFNVANALSADYLLHRYGLERVTASYDLNADQLVDLLRSAPAAWFEMTLHQHMPMFHMEHCVFCAFLSDGKDFRDCGRPCESQRVKLRDRVGTEHILLADAGCRNTVFNGVAQTGAEYTQRLMQAGARHFRLEFLDESPEQMTRAIAQYRQLFTGAISGSQLWRDLNLQSKLGVTRGPLDSKPQR, from the coding sequence ATGCCTGCCCCTGCCCCCGCTGCTTTTAACGCCTCAGGTGTCCCCTTTCTGCCGGAACTGCTGGCCCCGGCGGGCAGCTGGGACTGCGCCAAGGCCGCAGTCGAAAACGGGGCCGATGCGATTTATTTTGGCCTCGATCGCTTTAACGCCCGCATGCGGGCCGAGAACTTTACCGAGGCCGATCTACCGGAGCTGATGGCCTTTCTCCATCGGCGCGGGGTGAAGGGCTACGTCACGCTCAATACGCTGGTGTTTCCCTCCGAACTGGCGCAGGCCGCGCAATATCTCAAAACCATGATTGCCGCCGGGGTCGATGCGGTGATCGTGCAGGACATCGGCATCTGTCGGCTAATTCGCCACCTGTCACCCGATTTCCCCATCCACGGCTCGACGCAGATGACGGTGACCAGTGCCGCTGGGGTCGAGTTTGCCAAGGTGCTGGGCTGTCAGCTGGTGGTGCTGGCGCGGGAGTGCTCGATTAAAGACCTGACTAAAATTCAGGCGCAGATGGGCGATCGCAGTCTTACCCTGCCCCTAGAGGTCTTCGTCCACGGTGCTCTGTGCGTGGCCTACTCGGGTCAGTGCCTCACCAGCGAAGCCCTGGGCGGCAGGTCGGCCAACCGGGGCGAATGCGCCCAGGCCTGCCGCATGCCCTACGAGCTGATTGCCGACGGGGAGCGGGTAGATTTGGGCGATCGCGCCTACCTGCTCAGCCCGCAGGATCTCTCAGGTCTGGCTGTTTTGCCCGAACTGGTCAAAACCGGGGTGAGCTGCTTAAAAATTGAGGGCCGCCTCAAAGCACCGGAGTATGTGGCGAATGTGACGCGGGTGTATCGGCAAGCGTTGGATCGATTAGCGGTGGCGGGGGAACGTGGGGCTGGGGATCGGTTGGCGGCTGAGGCTGAGAGCCCGGCGCTGACCCACGCTACGGGGAACTCCAAAATCCAAAACCCAAAATCCAAAATTCCCATCACCCCATCACCCCATCTCCTCACCCCCCCATCATCGGCAGATCGCTACCAGCTCGAAATGGCCTTCTCCCGCGGCCTCTACACCGGCTGGTTTAAGGGCATCGACAACCAAACCCTCGTCCACGCCCGCTTTGGCAAAAAGCGCGGGGTCTATCTGGGGGAGATCACCCGCGTCACCGACGACGCGGTATTTCTAAGCGCCCAGGCCCCCATTAAAGCGGGCGATGGGGTGGTGTTTGACGACGGCCACCCCGCAGACAAAGAGCAGGGGGGCCGCGTCTATCAGGTGGACGGGGTTGGTCAAGCAACCCGGCTCACCTTTGGCCGCGACGCCCTCAACCTGCGCCGCATCCACCCCGGCGACAAGCTGTGGAAAACCAGCGATCCGGCCCTGGATAAGGAAATTCAGCAGACCTACAGCGGCGACCAGCCCAAATTTACCCGGCCCATCACCATTGAGGTCCATGGCGCGGTGGGGCAGGCGATGGTGGCGATCGCCCGCGACAGCCAGGGCCACATCGCCCAGGCAACGTCCACTATGGTTCTGGTCGAAGCCCACTCAAAGCCGCTGACGGGCGATCGCCTAGCGCAGCAGCTGGGCCGCCTCGGCAACACCCCCTTCCATTTGGATGCCCTGAATAACCAGCTGGTAGGCAACGTTATGATCCCCGTCAGCGAGCTGAACCGCCTGCGGCGGGAGCTGGTGGAGCGGCTAGAGGAGCTGCGATCGCGCCCCCGTCCCTGGCACTTGAATGATGGAGCCACCCTGGGGAATCTATTGCCCCACCCACCCCTCCCTACTCCCCACCCACCCCTCTCTACTCCCCACCTCTCCACCCTCGTACGCACTCGTTCCCAACTCGCCGCCGCCACCGCCGCAGGCATCGAGACGATTTACTGCGAGTTCGAAAACCCCGCCGCCTACCGCGACGCTGTGGCCTGGTTTCGCAGCAATCGGGTCAGCGTAGCCCAGACTATCTGGGTCGCCCCGCCTCGCATTACCAAACCGCTGGAGACCTATATGCTCGACCAGGTGAAGCGGTCTGAGGCCGACGGCTACCTGGTGCGCAACTACGACCACCTGGCCTACTTTGCAGACCAGCGCTGCGTGGGAGATTTTTCGTTCAATGTGGCCAATGCCCTGAGCGCAGACTATCTGCTACACCGCTACGGGCTGGAGCGCGTGACGGCCTCCTATGACCTCAACGCCGATCAGCTGGTGGATTTGCTGCGCTCTGCCCCCGCCGCCTGGTTTGAAATGACCCTGCACCAGCACATGCCTATGTTTCACATGGAGCACTGCGTCTTCTGCGCCTTTTTGTCTGACGGCAAAGACTTTCGCGACTGTGGCCGCCCCTGCGAGAGTCAGCGGGTCAAACTGCGAGACAGAGTGGGCACCGAGCACATTCTGCTGGCCGACGCGGGCTGCCGCAATACGGTCTTTAACGGCGTCGCTCAAACCGGGGCCGAGTATACCCAGCGGCTCATGCAGGCCGGGGCGCGGCACTTTCGGCTGGAGTTTCTAGACGAAAGCCCGGAGCAGATGACCAGGGCGATCGCCCAGTACCGCCAGCTCTTCACTGGAGCCATCAGCGGCAGCCAGCTCTGGCGTGACCTCAATTTGCAGAGCAAGCTCGGCGTCACCCGCGGGCCTCTAGACTCCAAACCCCAGCGCTAA